A region of Toxorhynchites rutilus septentrionalis strain SRP chromosome 1, ASM2978413v1, whole genome shotgun sequence DNA encodes the following proteins:
- the LOC129773067 gene encoding uncharacterized protein LOC129773067, which translates to MISLQDLAGTILPVLAILFVGTIAFVNLFYRVRKLFPVKVNCWFCNTNTKVPYDDGNSWVCPSCTQYNGFTEDGDYNREIPAQYQRKLNPGANITDDDKISYSAPQNGLCFGCNRNQELKIHQLASFVPEVEENYDEEVEEYERQLEISYKLCSRCERVVKRTLNDVKRNILGSKLAQIGTKGLKVFDLHMQTSDKQSAFRKRKMVTDVCLWTVIAMLAIKIGQKAMEFEFSKDRLELIFSPIVSQTILVVISYAVSLKRTLFARWGGIIEQPLIVNGVNQLKTVRKLVFGKLDEKLNISAESICEALHEPPVIMAQRNSLPNLALICLAAMLMAMKSHIRSWKPIALIACCGAEMLLKSDIGPEVFGSKIHSALIEVMLSSVAFVTAISCIGHTGPKIQPSDNLSSSFHKIYSNQGNECDNDEQLESSSLLQQDASTCSQKAFGNNESAKSIDTTRSISPSALTASTLRPFVDSSFIRTSPNKSHFGGSVLNVNRLNTTMQENSFCEISHHGPFRAEHSLLKTPSISVDNFTTAISAASERRFHKNGFSMNAIDDPTLQGDEHFGEHIDRLSIGGRMSVSRKDLSVMNNPFANHHVEHDESFSLRQRKVTHSPPHLDTVAESGGSWIAGGYWSPQKTSDAETEYHGHPFMSRTSSQSSGFESQPTRRPTPEDPAGIDLDQVSLFSEPVGIFPPHNGSTFPQPNPSLNQTLGYPLSQSSPTPSNGSFFSRHSTNASRNLFGERSLFQTNPSSRMFPPHSRSAYPSGMAPSQHGFFSSRSNNNVFPPQQSQTPVFGSTSNMCQSNLPSFHQQGHRRPAYPTPVNNHRRSLLNLSKLSEVPEGSVQLAEKLTEA; encoded by the exons ATGATTTCATTACAAGATTTAGCCGGCACGATACTACCGGTGCTGGCAATACTCTTCGTTGGTACAATCGCATTCGTCAATCTGTTTTATCGAGTGAG GAAGCTCTTTCCAGTGAAAGTAAACTGTTGGTTTTGTAACACGAACACGAAAGTTCCCTACGATGATGGCAATTCATGGGTTTGCCCGAGCTGCACCCAATACAatggattcactgag GATGGCGACTACAACCGGGAGATACCGGCTCAGTACCAACGCAAACTGAATCCCGGCGCGAACATCACCGACGATGACAAAATTAGCTACTCGGCCCCCCAAAATGGACTATGCTTCGGCTGCAATCGTAACCAGGAGCTGAAAATCCATCAACTGGCATCGTTTGTTCCGGAGGTGGAGGAAAACTACGACGAGGAGGTGGAGGAATACGAACGTCAGCTGGAGATATCGTACAAACTTTGCTCCCGCTGCGAACGTGTCGTCAAGCGAACCCTGAACGATGTCAAGCGGAACATTCTCGGCTCGAAGCTGGCCCAAATCGGGACCAAGGGTTTGAAGGTGTTCGATTTGCACATGCAAACCAGTGATAAACAAAGCGCCTTCCGCAAGCGGAAGATGGTTACCGATGTGTGCTTGTGGACTGTAATCGCAATGCTGGCGATTAAAATTGGGCAAAAAGCGATGGAGTTTGAGTTTAGCAAGGATCGGTTGGAGTTGATATTCAGTCCAATTGTTTCACAAACTATTCTGGTGGTAATTTCCTATGCGGTGTCACTGAAGCGGACTCTTTTTGCCCGCTGGGGCGGAATAATCGAGCAACCGCTGATCGTAAATGGCGTTAATCAGCTCAAAACGGTCCGGAAATTAGTGTTTGGAAAGTTGGATGAGAAGCTGAACATTTCAGCAGAATCAATCTGCGAAGCACTTCATGAACCTCCTGTGATAATGGCTCAGAGGAATTCTCTTCCCAATTTGGCACTCATCTGTCTTGCTGCGATGCTGATGGCCATGAAGTCACACATCCGGAGTTGGAAGCCAATTGCTTTGATTGCATGCTGTGGAGCTGAGATGTTGCTTAAATCGGATATTGGACCGGAAGTGTTTGGGAGCAAGATTCATTCCGCTTTGATAGAG GTTATGCTATCTTCGGTGGCGTTCGTAACTGCCATCAGTTGCATAGGCCACACGGGACCCAAAATTCAACCATCGGATAATCTGTCCTCGAGCTTCCACAAAATCTACTCAAACCAAGGCAACGAATGTGACAACGACGAACAACTGGAAAGCAGTTCGCTGCTGCAGCAGGATGCTTCCACATGTTCGCAAAAAGCTTTCGGTAACAATGAGAGTGCCAAGTCAATTGATACAACCAGATCTATCAGCCCGTCAGCACTGACCGCCTCAACTCTTCGGCCGTTCGTGGACAGCAGCTTTATTAGAACTTCACCGAACAAATCACATTTTGGAGGATCTGTTCTGAATGTTAATCGCCTTAACACAACAATGCAGGAGAACTCATTTTGCGAAATTAGCCATCATGGTCCATTTCGAGCAGAACACTCTCTTTTGAAGACTCCATCAATCTCGGTCGACAACTTTACCACAGCTATTTCTGCCGCTTCCGAGCGTAGATTTCATAAAAATGGATTCTCCATGAATGCCATCGATGATCCCACTCTACAAGGGGATGAGCACTTTGGGGAACATATTGATCGGTTGAGCATCGGCGGACGAATGTCAGTTTCCAGGAAGGATCTCTCCGTGATGAACAATCCCTTCGCTAATCATCATGTTGAGCATGATGAGAGTTTCTCTCTACGTCAACGGAAAGTAACGCACAGCCCTCCCCATCTGGATACTGTAGCCGAATCGGGCGGTTCGTGGATCGCCGGTGGCTATTGGTCACCGCAAAAAACTTCCGATGCCGAAACCGAATACCACGGTCATCCGTTCATGTCTCGCACTTCGTCTCAAAGCTCTGGCTTCGAGTCTCAGCCAACCCGACGTCCAACACCAGAGGATCCTGCTGGAATCGACCTTGATCAGGTGTCCCTCTTTTCTGAACCTGTCGGAATATTTCCTCCCCATAATGGATCCACTTTCCCGCAACCTAATCCAAGCCTCAACCAGACCCTAGGCTACCCACTGTCTCAATCTTCGCCTACCCCTTCCAATGGTTCGTTCTTCAGTCGCCATTCGACAAATGCCAGCCGTAATCTATTCGGCGAACGAAGTTTATTCCAAACAAATCCTTCCTCCCGAATGTTTCCACCTCACAGTCGATCAGCATACCCTTCCGGAATGGCTCCCAgccaacatggcttcttcagcTCACGTTCCAACAACAACGTCTTCCCCCCTCAGCAGTCTCAAACGCCCGTCTTCGGAAGCACTTCCAACATGTGTCAATCGAACCTACCCTCGTTTCATCAACAGGGACACAGAAGGCCCGCCTATCCAACGCCGGTTAACAATCACAGGAGAAGTCTGCTGAATCTAAGTAAACTAAGCGAAGTTCCGGAAGGGTCCGTCCAACTGGCAGAGAAACTCACCGAAGCCTGA